A DNA window from bacterium contains the following coding sequences:
- a CDS encoding glycosyltransferase family 2 protein encodes MKTVETPEPSTKIAGPSEKSAGVSIVIPAYNEAAGVGITLPELTQFMDGLESEIPWEIVVVDDGSSDGTAEAIKPFVGPRLRLISHDENRGYGAALKTGIHSAIYPWILITDADGTYPCRHIPELLEQRADFEMVIGARIGQDAHIPLIRKPAKWTLQVLASYLSRQKIVDLNSGMRTFPRELAERFANLMPDGFSFTSTITLALLSAGYRLKYIPIEYRVREGRSKIRPIPDTLNFLRLIVRTIMFFDPMRVLLPVSLGFMLSSLGVAVGSIVFTDHFMDVTTVLLFVTGVQLLALGMIADVINRRLP; translated from the coding sequence ATGAAAACTGTGGAAACACCCGAGCCGTCTACGAAAATCGCTGGGCCGTCGGAAAAGTCCGCCGGTGTCAGTATCGTTATTCCGGCGTATAACGAAGCGGCTGGCGTCGGCATCACCCTCCCCGAACTAACCCAGTTCATGGACGGGCTGGAGTCGGAAATTCCCTGGGAGATCGTAGTCGTTGACGACGGGTCTTCTGATGGCACTGCGGAGGCGATCAAGCCGTTTGTCGGACCTCGGCTTCGCCTGATCTCGCACGACGAGAACCGCGGCTATGGAGCAGCGCTGAAGACGGGCATCCACAGTGCGATCTATCCGTGGATTCTGATTACAGATGCGGACGGGACCTATCCGTGTCGTCACATCCCGGAATTGCTCGAACAACGTGCGGACTTCGAGATGGTGATCGGCGCGCGCATCGGTCAAGACGCGCACATCCCACTGATCCGCAAGCCGGCCAAGTGGACGCTGCAGGTGCTGGCTTCGTATCTGAGCCGTCAGAAGATCGTCGATCTGAACTCGGGGATGCGGACTTTCCCTCGGGAACTGGCGGAACGCTTCGCGAACCTGATGCCCGACGGATTCTCCTTCACAAGCACCATCACATTGGCACTGCTCTCGGCGGGCTACCGTCTCAAGTACATTCCCATCGAGTATCGCGTGCGCGAAGGCCGCTCCAAGATCCGTCCAATTCCCGATACATTGAATTTCCTGCGTCTGATCGTTCGCACGATCATGTTTTTCGATCCCATGCGGGTACTGTTGCCGGTATCGCTGGGGTTCATGCTGTCTTCGCTAGGCGTTGCCGTCGGAAGTATTGTATTTACGGATCATTTCATGGACGTGACGACTGTGCTTCTGTTCGTGACGGGCGTACAACTTCTGGCGCTGGGAATGATCGCCGACGTGATCAATCGCCGCCTCCCCTAG
- a CDS encoding glutathione S-transferase family protein — protein sequence MLTLYDNPFSPFARKVRMVLRFKGLEYRSIDALALSEHERLASINPRAEVPVLVDGPVAVADSADIVAYLEDRFPEPTVLPITPELRAKARRCQRLADTVLDAIVHDISIWVWPTHHRSDPPPEGLLEEGRRELREIINDLEGTIGESGFFCDRLSIGDFSLFPHLSSLKPLGVHFDEIAHPKLMKWNRHMRAQSCVREDLEYVKRTAIEKFGSGSSPYEAEKIVWRGDRIEWLMAHGFQDWFYSELTNGRAEIPRSLSRRP from the coding sequence GTGCTCACTCTATACGACAATCCGTTCAGCCCCTTTGCCCGAAAAGTCCGCATGGTGCTTCGGTTCAAGGGACTGGAGTATCGATCGATCGACGCCCTGGCTCTGAGCGAGCACGAACGTCTCGCGAGCATCAACCCGCGAGCGGAGGTGCCCGTTCTGGTCGATGGACCGGTCGCGGTGGCCGATTCGGCCGATATCGTCGCCTACCTCGAGGATCGATTCCCCGAACCGACGGTTCTTCCCATCACCCCGGAACTCCGCGCCAAGGCGCGTCGCTGCCAGCGCCTCGCCGATACAGTGCTCGATGCAATCGTTCACGATATTTCCATCTGGGTATGGCCGACTCACCATCGCTCGGATCCGCCCCCCGAGGGTCTGCTCGAGGAGGGCCGCCGGGAGTTGCGAGAGATCATCAACGATCTGGAGGGCACGATCGGAGAATCTGGTTTCTTCTGCGATCGGCTTTCGATCGGCGATTTCTCCCTGTTCCCGCACCTCTCGTCCCTGAAACCACTTGGCGTGCACTTCGATGAGATTGCGCATCCGAAACTCATGAAGTGGAATCGACACATGCGGGCACAGTCCTGCGTGAGGGAGGACCTCGAGTACGTGAAGCGAACGGCCATAGAGAAGTTTGGCTCGGGTTCGTCTCCTTACGAAGCAGAGAAGATCGTCTGGCGAGGGGATCGAATCGAGTGGCTCATGGCCCACGGTTTCCAGGACTGGTTCTACTCGGAACTCACGAACGGTCGCGCCGAAATACCCCGTTCCCTCTCGCGGCGGCCCTGA
- a CDS encoding class I SAM-dependent methyltransferase — protein sequence MNLEVLMELHQGLLQQGPGSDVETRRALECIPPLDSDARILDVGCGPGRQTLVLARETEAAIDAIDLMPTFLEQLEQRVRTAGYADRVSAHLMSMSALDFPERVFDLIWSEGAIYQMGFSRGLESWKRHLVPGGYLAVTELCWLSDERPVAAAEFWGAAYPAMTQVETNIATAERAGYECLNSFSLPESAWWNDYYDPIRARLPALFDKYAGDDEALKQLRESAEEIDLFERYSQQFNYVFYVFRLRRRVEAKN from the coding sequence GTGAATCTGGAAGTATTGATGGAACTGCATCAGGGCCTGCTGCAGCAGGGCCCGGGTTCGGATGTCGAAACACGTCGTGCGCTGGAGTGCATTCCCCCACTTGATTCCGACGCACGGATCCTGGACGTGGGCTGCGGTCCGGGGCGTCAGACGCTGGTTCTGGCCAGGGAGACCGAAGCGGCGATCGACGCGATCGATCTGATGCCCACCTTTCTGGAACAACTCGAGCAACGGGTCCGGACTGCGGGCTACGCCGATCGGGTTTCTGCACATCTCATGAGTATGAGCGCGCTCGATTTTCCCGAGCGCGTCTTCGATCTCATCTGGAGCGAAGGTGCAATCTATCAAATGGGTTTCTCTCGCGGTCTGGAGTCCTGGAAGCGTCATCTGGTACCCGGCGGGTATCTGGCCGTCACGGAACTCTGCTGGTTGAGCGATGAGCGTCCCGTTGCTGCCGCCGAGTTCTGGGGCGCAGCCTATCCGGCCATGACCCAGGTCGAGACCAATATCGCAACCGCCGAACGGGCCGGCTATGAATGCCTCAACTCATTCAGCCTTCCGGAGTCCGCATGGTGGAACGATTACTACGATCCGATCCGCGCGCGACTTCCAGCGCTCTTCGACAAGTACGCCGGAGATGATGAGGCGCTGAAGCAGTTGCGAGAATCCGCAGAGGAGATCGATCTCTTCGAGCGCTATTCGCAGCAGTTCAACTACGTGTTCTATGTATTTCGCTTGCGCCGCCGTGTAGAGGCAAAAAACTGA
- a CDS encoding class I SAM-dependent methyltransferase, with protein sequence MSGGVLDASYAADRVRKPHIEFRYRVRARVAARAIERFLPAARRDGHVLELGCAEGRTLTELHSQLIESHLVGVEYSEDLLAVASTELPESIELLQGDAMRLPETLEAGGFDAVIALAVLEHLPRPLDAVREAARMLRPGGLFVATCPNPQWDRIAERIGLLSDDSHESDIDRSVLLELVRGAGLEFVRFERFMCAPVGFLPYLKIPIPAEAALRIDDVLRKLRVFDWLFVNQALVARKPQGRPRESG encoded by the coding sequence ATGTCCGGCGGGGTCCTGGACGCCAGCTACGCCGCCGACCGAGTTCGAAAGCCCCACATTGAATTCCGGTACCGTGTGCGCGCGCGTGTTGCTGCGCGGGCCATCGAGCGCTTCCTGCCCGCTGCACGGCGCGATGGACACGTGCTCGAACTCGGATGCGCGGAGGGGCGCACACTGACGGAGCTTCATTCCCAACTCATCGAATCCCATCTCGTAGGTGTCGAGTATTCTGAAGACCTGTTGGCTGTCGCATCGACCGAACTGCCGGAATCAATTGAGCTCCTGCAGGGAGATGCGATGCGACTTCCCGAGACGCTCGAAGCCGGGGGCTTCGATGCGGTGATCGCCCTGGCGGTGCTGGAACACCTGCCCCGGCCGCTGGATGCCGTGCGCGAGGCTGCGCGAATGCTCCGCCCCGGAGGTCTCTTCGTGGCGACCTGTCCCAATCCTCAATGGGATCGGATCGCTGAGCGTATTGGGTTACTGAGCGACGATTCGCACGAGTCCGACATCGATCGCAGCGTCTTACTCGAACTCGTGCGCGGCGCAGGCCTGGAGTTCGTGAGGTTCGAACGTTTCATGTGCGCGCCCGTCGGCTTCCTGCCCTATCTCAAGATCCCCATCCCAGCTGAAGCCGCACTGCGTATTGATGACGTTCTGCGCAAACTGCGGGTATTCGACTGGCTGTTCGTGAATCAGGCATTGGTCGCACGAAAGCCGCAAGGACGGCCTCGAGAATCCGGATGA
- a CDS encoding radical SAM protein — protein sequence MALSPTQLNENSRGLDSVSNPIPRRTLLISPPRFNELIGKNPAIVEKHRGYNPPLGVLMLAGYLEKHSVHPVEIIDAQPYEYTYEQLREILRTKRFDVVGITAMTFTLVDVILTCKLVRQVNPEAKIVLGGPHVHLYPNETIRRPEVDFLVQGEGEIAFKDLLDKLDRPDLWPSVKGLVYTDTAGQIVNNGIAPSTNELDTLGMPARHLIDYTKYTSLLGRSDVVTTMFTSRGCPFRCTFCDRPFSPVLSGFRWRSAKHVADEMEMCAEMGIREAFIYDDTFTVRKDRVFELCDEIAKRKLDFRWDVRAHVNTISPELLKAMANAGCDRIHFGVESGNDRMLKVIRKNSNVERLKNVFKWTQDAGIETLAYFIIGQQTETASDIQDSMALAKQLHTNYAHFTIFCPYPGTEIYRRGLESGIIKEDVWGAFAEDPQSGFELPVWEENFTRAELREMLVKCYKSFYLRPSFVLKGLTRIRGLGELRRKLRAGMSVVAMNPDDKVFDEKIAEQVKDVVPDAPIDVHR from the coding sequence ATGGCATTGTCCCCGACACAGCTCAACGAGAATAGTCGCGGCCTGGATTCCGTTTCGAACCCGATCCCCAGGCGAACGCTCTTGATCAGCCCGCCCCGCTTCAACGAACTGATCGGCAAGAATCCGGCGATCGTCGAGAAGCACCGCGGGTACAACCCGCCGCTGGGCGTCTTGATGCTGGCGGGATACCTCGAAAAGCATTCCGTGCACCCGGTCGAGATCATCGACGCGCAGCCGTACGAGTACACGTACGAGCAATTGCGCGAGATTCTGCGGACAAAGCGCTTCGACGTCGTAGGCATCACCGCCATGACCTTCACGCTGGTCGATGTGATCCTCACCTGCAAGTTGGTGCGTCAGGTGAATCCGGAGGCGAAGATCGTCCTGGGTGGACCGCATGTTCACCTGTATCCGAACGAGACGATTCGCCGTCCCGAGGTCGACTTCCTGGTTCAGGGTGAAGGCGAGATCGCTTTCAAAGACCTCCTCGACAAACTCGACCGGCCGGATCTCTGGCCCTCCGTCAAAGGGCTGGTGTATACCGACACTGCTGGGCAGATCGTTAACAATGGCATCGCGCCTTCGACGAATGAACTCGACACACTCGGCATGCCCGCGCGTCACCTGATCGACTATACGAAGTACACATCATTATTGGGACGTTCCGATGTGGTTACCACCATGTTTACCAGTCGCGGCTGCCCATTCCGCTGCACGTTCTGCGATCGTCCCTTCTCGCCCGTTCTTTCTGGATTTCGCTGGCGTTCGGCGAAGCACGTCGCCGACGAAATGGAGATGTGCGCCGAGATGGGTATCCGTGAGGCATTCATCTACGACGATACCTTCACCGTTCGCAAGGACCGAGTGTTCGAGTTATGCGACGAGATCGCCAAGCGCAAACTCGACTTCAGATGGGACGTACGCGCGCACGTCAATACGATTTCCCCGGAGTTACTCAAGGCCATGGCGAATGCCGGTTGCGATCGGATTCACTTCGGTGTGGAGTCGGGCAATGATCGCATGCTGAAAGTGATCAGAAAGAACAGCAACGTCGAGCGGCTGAAGAACGTCTTCAAGTGGACGCAGGATGCCGGAATCGAGACTCTGGCGTACTTCATCATTGGTCAGCAGACCGAGACCGCTTCCGACATCCAGGACTCGATGGCTCTCGCGAAGCAGCTGCATACCAACTACGCGCACTTCACGATCTTCTGTCCCTACCCGGGGACCGAGATCTATCGGAGGGGACTGGAGAGCGGCATCATCAAGGAAGACGTCTGGGGTGCGTTTGCCGAAGATCCACAATCCGGTTTCGAGTTGCCCGTGTGGGAAGAGAACTTCACGCGCGCGGAGCTTCGGGAGATGCTCGTCAAGTGTTACAAGAGTTTCTACCTGCGCCCGTCTTTCGTACTGAAAGGACTCACGCGCATTCGTGGGTTGGGTGAATTGCGCCGCAAACTCCGCGCCGGAATGTCTGTGGTAGCGATGAATCCCGACGACAAGGTCTTCGATGAGAAGATCGCCGAACAGGTCAAAGACGTCGTTCCCGATGCACCAATCGATGTCCACCGCTGA
- a CDS encoding acyl-CoA dehydrogenase has protein sequence MPFEPLDFYLIEDELEDEERIVRNTVRDFVEKEFLPVVVQHVRQDGSFPMELVPKMAELGLFGANIEGYGCAGMNNVAYGLVMEELERGDSGIRSFASVQGGLCMYPIHAYGTEEQREKWLPRMASGELIGCFGLTEPDYGSNPGGMLTRAVRKGDTWVLNGTKRWITNGSIADLAIVWAKTDDDIQGFVVEKDRPGFEARDMKGKFSLRASVTSELYLSDVEIPEENRLPNVKGLKGPLGCLNQARYGISWGVIGAAQACFDEARRYSQEREVFDRPLGSLQIPQQKLTYMATEITKAQLLCLRLGRLKDQGKLHHSMVSMAKMNNVDIALQIARLARDMLGANGIVDDYCSMRHMMNLETVRTYEGTHDIHTLIIGRELTGLDAFGAN, from the coding sequence ATGCCGTTTGAACCCCTGGACTTCTATCTGATTGAGGACGAGCTCGAAGACGAAGAGCGAATCGTCCGCAATACCGTCCGCGACTTCGTCGAGAAGGAATTCCTGCCGGTCGTGGTGCAACACGTCCGTCAAGACGGTTCCTTTCCCATGGAACTCGTCCCGAAGATGGCGGAGCTGGGGCTCTTTGGGGCCAACATCGAGGGTTACGGCTGCGCCGGGATGAACAACGTGGCGTACGGGCTCGTGATGGAAGAGCTCGAACGCGGCGACTCCGGCATTCGCAGCTTCGCTTCTGTGCAGGGCGGTCTGTGCATGTACCCGATCCACGCGTACGGCACTGAAGAGCAGCGTGAGAAGTGGCTACCGCGCATGGCGAGCGGTGAACTCATCGGTTGCTTCGGCCTGACGGAGCCGGATTACGGTTCGAATCCCGGTGGCATGCTGACCCGCGCAGTGCGCAAGGGAGACACTTGGGTGCTCAATGGCACCAAGCGCTGGATTACCAACGGCTCCATCGCCGATCTGGCGATCGTTTGGGCCAAAACTGACGACGACATCCAGGGCTTCGTCGTGGAGAAGGATCGACCCGGCTTCGAAGCGCGCGACATGAAGGGCAAGTTCTCGTTGCGTGCGTCGGTGACCAGCGAGCTCTACCTGTCGGACGTCGAGATCCCCGAGGAAAATCGACTGCCTAACGTGAAGGGTCTCAAAGGTCCCCTCGGTTGCCTGAATCAGGCGCGCTACGGAATCTCCTGGGGAGTGATAGGGGCCGCGCAGGCCTGCTTCGACGAAGCGCGCCGATATTCGCAGGAGCGAGAGGTCTTTGACCGACCGCTCGGCTCGCTGCAGATTCCGCAGCAGAAGCTCACCTACATGGCTACCGAGATCACCAAGGCGCAACTGCTGTGCTTGCGGTTGGGTCGCCTCAAAGACCAGGGCAAGCTCCACCATTCGATGGTGTCGATGGCCAAGATGAACAACGTCGACATCGCTCTGCAGATCGCACGACTGGCGCGCGACATGCTCGGTGCCAATGGCATCGTCGATGACTACTGCTCCATGCGACACATGATGAACCTGGAGACCGTGCGCACCTACGAGGGCACGCACGACATTCACACTCTGATCATCGGTCGCGAACTCACGGGTCTGGACGCGTTCGGGGCGAACTGA
- a CDS encoding DUF4180 domain-containing protein, with product MGSSLTTLAFMSGDSTFVIASEVDLRIDSESDLMDAIGHCFGGTGLLLIEKDVSADFFDLRTGLAGAAMQKFINYQVRVAIVIENPARYGERFEELAYEHSAHPQVRITTSRTEAEAWLST from the coding sequence TTGGGTTCGTCCCTTACTACACTTGCATTCATGTCAGGAGACTCGACCTTCGTTATCGCATCTGAAGTCGATCTGCGGATCGATTCGGAGTCGGATCTGATGGATGCGATCGGGCATTGCTTCGGAGGGACGGGTCTATTGCTGATCGAGAAGGACGTATCTGCGGACTTTTTCGATCTGCGTACGGGACTCGCCGGAGCGGCCATGCAGAAGTTCATCAACTACCAGGTCCGCGTTGCAATCGTAATCGAGAACCCTGCTCGCTATGGAGAGCGTTTCGAGGAGTTGGCCTACGAGCACTCCGCGCATCCACAGGTACGCATCACGACTTCCCGAACCGAAGCCGAGGCGTGGCTCTCAACCTGA
- a CDS encoding tetratricopeptide repeat protein, producing the protein MAAARSARFASVAISVLALVLTVWAYEPATRAPFYLDDAHVIVVPDAMHMSEFSADSVSRVLSEVRPVTRPVANLSLALNHLYGGLDPRGYHLVNIGIHLLNGFALAWLIALLLAQTRESRRVRTPDVLLASICASAFLLHPLATQAVTYTVQRMTSLATLFTLLSLSSYVFARAPDRSARAVWFIVSGLFALLGAGSKEIAFVLPWLIVLYELCRARGLPASFPPILLIGLALALGAFGVAIEIWFEPVRGLFRLHTTPELGFGPAERVLTQARVVFFYLSLFLWPAPSRLNLEHEFSLSTGLLDPPSTLLAIFGWLMFAVAGLWIVRRHAMLGFSWFAFLSLNAIESGPVPLEQVNEHRFYLPMVAIFAAIALALAKLPSALQTAGSALLLALCVPLSLAAHARNQTWSDPLIFHRDAVAKSPNHFRARYELGRSLWEADRDLEAAEAWEQALELQENSLVHVLTATALLEAKLPTRALTHYRRAVEIDPDYPEALYGLAWLIDLGGGLDAAAPYYERYLSLIPSTDQSHQISHARERLAARED; encoded by the coding sequence ATGGCCGCAGCGCGGAGCGCGAGGTTCGCCTCCGTCGCGATCTCCGTACTGGCACTCGTTCTGACCGTCTGGGCCTACGAACCCGCTACACGTGCGCCTTTCTATCTGGACGATGCGCATGTGATCGTGGTGCCCGATGCCATGCACATGAGCGAGTTTTCCGCAGACTCCGTCAGTCGGGTGCTGAGCGAAGTGCGCCCCGTCACTCGTCCCGTGGCGAACCTCAGCCTGGCTCTGAATCATCTGTACGGCGGACTCGATCCGCGTGGCTATCACCTGGTGAACATCGGGATCCACCTGCTCAACGGGTTTGCGCTCGCGTGGTTGATCGCGCTTCTACTGGCTCAGACTCGCGAGTCACGACGCGTTCGCACTCCCGATGTTCTACTGGCAAGTATCTGTGCGAGTGCGTTTCTCCTGCATCCACTGGCCACACAGGCCGTGACGTACACCGTGCAACGCATGACCTCGCTCGCGACCCTGTTTACTCTGCTTTCTCTTTCGAGCTACGTTTTCGCGCGCGCTCCCGATCGCAGCGCTCGTGCCGTCTGGTTCATCGTCAGCGGGCTATTTGCGCTTCTGGGTGCCGGTAGCAAGGAGATTGCGTTCGTCCTGCCCTGGCTGATCGTGCTCTACGAGTTGTGTCGAGCACGTGGATTGCCGGCTTCGTTTCCGCCGATTCTGCTGATCGGGCTCGCTCTTGCGCTGGGCGCATTCGGCGTCGCCATCGAGATCTGGTTCGAACCGGTGCGCGGGCTGTTCCGATTGCACACGACACCCGAACTGGGCTTCGGCCCCGCCGAGCGAGTCCTCACGCAGGCGCGTGTCGTGTTCTTCTACCTGTCGCTATTCCTGTGGCCGGCGCCCTCCCGGCTGAATCTGGAACACGAGTTCAGCCTGTCGACGGGGTTGTTGGATCCGCCTTCTACGCTTCTGGCAATTTTCGGCTGGCTGATGTTCGCGGTCGCGGGCCTCTGGATCGTGCGCAGACACGCGATGCTCGGATTTTCCTGGTTCGCCTTTCTGTCGCTCAATGCAATCGAATCTGGACCGGTTCCACTCGAACAGGTCAACGAACATCGCTTCTATCTGCCGATGGTCGCGATCTTTGCCGCGATCGCTCTAGCTCTGGCGAAGCTCCCAAGCGCACTGCAGACGGCGGGCTCCGCGTTATTGCTCGCACTCTGTGTTCCATTGTCTCTTGCGGCTCATGCGCGCAACCAGACCTGGAGTGATCCTCTGATCTTTCATCGCGACGCAGTCGCCAAGTCGCCGAATCACTTTCGCGCCCGCTATGAGCTGGGGCGCAGCCTATGGGAAGCCGACCGGGATCTCGAAGCCGCCGAGGCCTGGGAGCAGGCGCTCGAGCTCCAGGAGAATTCTCTGGTACACGTGCTGACGGCCACGGCTTTGCTGGAGGCGAAACTGCCGACGCGCGCGCTCACCCACTACAGGCGGGCCGTCGAGATCGATCCAGATTATCCGGAGGCTCTGTACGGCCTGGCCTGGTTGATCGATCTCGGTGGCGGGTTGGACGCGGCTGCGCCTTACTACGAGCGCTATCTGAGCTTGATTCCCTCCACCGATCAGAGCCATCAGATTTCGCATGCGCGCGAGAGGCTCGCCGCGCGGGAAGACTAG